The DNA segment TCCCCGGCGTTTCAGCGTCAACTCTGGCGATGCCGGGTTCATCGAGTTCGTCCACCACCAGGACCCCCTGCAGCCGCAGACCCTGCCCACTGCCTGGGTCGGCGCCCTGGCGCGCTGGGTGCCGCGTATCGAGAAGGCGCAGCGCTGCAACCGCCGGCCCCTGGTCATCCAGGGAGATGGCGACATGACGGTGGACTGGCGGCACAACCTCGGGGTGCTGGCCGAGAAGTTCGACCAGCCGGAGGTGCTGATGCTGGAAGGCGCCGGGCACCACCTGGTGAATGAGCTGCCGGCGTATCGGGAGCGGTACTTCGGGTTCTTGCGGGAGCGGCTGGGCTAGATCCGAAGGTTGGTGCCGAGCCCGCGAGGCCCAACAGGCTATGGCCAGGCCGCAACGTGAACTTTACGCAGCCCTGTTGGGCTTCGCTCAGCGCCAACCTACGGTCGATCGAGGGCTTGGTACCGTTCACATTCCTTGCTGCGCCGGCGCCAGGATGGAAGCGTCCTGGCCTACCGCAAGGCCGGCGCGTATGGCGGCCAGGGCTGCCTGGTAATAGGCCTTGCCGTCGGCGGACTGGGCGAAGGTGACGAACTCTTCCAGCTCCGGATCGGACAGCTCGCGATAGACGTAGAGCAGGGTGTTATCCAGGTCGTTGCCGATCTGTTCCATCAGGCGCTGGCGCTGGCCATCGATCATGCCTTGGGCCTGTCCGCCGCCCAGCAGGCCGGGAAGCATCTGGCTCAGGCTGTCGGCGGCGACGCCGGCCAGGGCCAGGCTGACTTCGGCGCCGGCTTCGCGGGCCGGGAGCGCCTGGGCCAGGTGGCGAATCAGCAACCGCCGGGTGGCATCGGCTTCGATGCGGGGCAGGCCGTTGGCGTGCTTTGCCAGTTGGTCGCGGCGAGTGGCCAGGGTTTCGGCCGCGATGATCTTGCGCCCCAGTGCCGACTGGAAGAAGGCCAGGGCGGGGCGCGGGTCGTTCAACTGGCCACGCAGGGCGGTCTGGGCGCGCTGGTCGATGGCCTGGGGCTGGAAGCGCCGGTTGCTGTTGTCCACCAGGGCCTGGTAGACCGCCGGCGGCAGGGTTTTCTGGTAGCGCTGCTGGGCCGCCGTGAGGGCGTCGTTGAAGTGCGCACGCTGCTCCGGCCAACCGGCCGCCTGGTAAAGGTTGGCGTGATCGTCGGCCAGGGCGGGCAAACCGAAGAGGAGGAGGGTGACGGCGAAGAGCAGGCGCATGAAATCTCCTTGATGACGCAGTCCGCTGTTCATATCGGACCCACGCGTACGGCATCGGTTCGGCGGGGGAAAGCGGTGGCGGGCGGGTAGAGCGGGGTTGAGCGTGCGGCTATTCTCTGCGGACTCGGGCTTTATTGTCGAGGTGTCGGAAACTTCGTTAGTCGGTATAAGAAGGTTCTTGTTCGCTGGTAAGATTTCGCAACCATGCACCTACCCGCGACCGCCCCTTTGCTCACCCCCATTCCTGATGACCTGGCCCGCCAGGGCTGGTCCCACCAGCGCTTCGCACTGCCTGCCGAACTCACCGCCGCGTTGGCCGAGGAGTGCCGGGCCCGCGCCGCCTCCGGGCGCCTGGCGCAGGCATCCGTGGGCCGCGGCGAAGGGCAGCAGATCCGCGAAGGGGTACGGGGCGACCGCATCCATTGGCTGGAGCCCGGCCAGTCGTGTGCCAGCGATACCTTTCTGGCGCTGATGGACGAGCTGCGCCAGCAGCTCAATCGCGAGCTGTTCCTTGGGCTGGAAGACTTCGAGTGCCACTTCGCCCTCTATCCGCCAGGCGCTTTTTATCAGAAGCACCTGGACCGTTTCCGTGATGACGATCGCCGTGCAGTGTCGGTGGTGACCTACCTGAATGCCGACTGGCAGCCGGAGCAGGGCGGCGCCCTGCGTCTGCATCTGGACGAGGGCGAGCGAGACATTCCGCCCGAAGGCGGCAGTGTAGTGGCATTCCTGTCTGCGGAACTGCCCCACGAGGTACTGCCGGCCAGTCGCGAGCGGCTGTCTCTGGCAGGGTGGTTCCGGCGGCGCGGTGGCGCGTTCTGACGTCCGGGGCTCAGTGGCCCCAGACTCGGAAATTTCCGCGTAAATCGGTGATGTCGCGGATTTCCAGGCTGCCGAGCCTGCTGTCGCCGATGTGCATGTCGGCCGCCACCCGTACGCGGATGCGCTGGGCTGGAATGAAGCTGGCCTGCAGTTGTTCGTTGATGGTCGTCAGGTCGGGCAGTTCCAGGCGGATTTGCTGGGTGCCCGAAGCGGACTTGACCACATCCAGCTTGAGGGTCGGCTGGTCGGCGCCCAGTGCCGGCACGGTCAGGCCCAGTTGTGCCGGGCCGAGGGCAAAGCTGCCGCCGCTGCCGTTGGGGCAGTCACCGGGTTTGATGCAGCCGTTGTCGACGCGAACGTTGCGTAGCGACAGGCTGCCGCCATCGTCGGTCCAGCGGATGCTGTCGATGCGCGCCATGACATCCAGGCGCAGGTTGATCCCGGCCTGGCCGCTGATCTGGCTGAGGGCCTGGTTGTCCAGGGATTCCAGGGCCGCCTGGCTGGTACCGCTGAGCAGGGCGGTGCCGCAGGCCAGTGCGAGGCGGAGGTTGTTTGTTGTTCTGGGCATGGCACGCTCCTGTGCGGTTGGCGCACAGAGTCTGGCGGGCGGCATGGCCGTCAGCCAGTGGCACTGGGCGTTTCCCGCCTAAGGATGGGGACGGCCGTCGACGTCCTTTGCGACTGGCCTGGCAGTTTTCCGACCGGCGCCCTACCTTCGATCAGGCCTCGGTTCGCGCCGACGTCCGAGGTGTTACTCGGGGTGCCGGGTTCGGTGCCCCTTTGGAGAGCAAGATGCAGAAGATCCTGGTCAGCCGTTGCCTGCTCGGACAGCGGGTGCGATATGACGGCGGTGCCCACGGGCCGTTCGACCTGCTGGAGCGCTGGCAGGCAGAGGGCCGCATCGTGCCGCTTTGCCCGGAAGTGGCTGGTGGCCTGCCGACGCCACGGCCCCCTGCGGAAATTCCCGGTGGCCGGGGCGCGGGTGTGCTAGATGGCGAGCTGCCGGTTCGCACCGACGAGGGGCAGGATGTGACCGAAGCGTTCCTCGCCGGAGCGCGTATTGCCCTTGATCTGGTGGCCGCCCACGGCATCCGTATTGCCCTGCTCAAGGCGCGCAGCCCGTCCTGCGGCAACCGCGAGAACTACGACGGCACCTTCAGCGGTATCCGCATCGCCGGGGAGGGCGTGACCGCTGCGGCATTGCGTCGTGCCGGGGTCGAGGTGTTCAGCGAGGAGGAGCTGGCCGAGGCGGCGGCGCGCCTGGCCGAGCTGGGCGACGATTGAGGTTTAGCGCGAGGCTGCAACCGGTGGTTGGCTGAGGTCCTTGCCCAGCCACTGCTCCGACAGCGAGCCCAGTCGGCTTTCGGCCTTGAGCTTGGCCAGGGCGCGATTGAGGCTGTCGCGGAAGGCCGGGTTGCCCTTCTGGAAGGGAATGGCGAGCGGTTGGACCACGCCGTTATCGCCTTCGGCCTCAGCCAGCGGGAAGGCATAGGGTTCGCTGTACTCCAGGCTGGCGTGCGCGTCACCCTGGGGCGCTTGGCTGAACTGATCCAGCGCGATGTCGTAGCGGCCGGTTTCCAGGCCGTCGAGCAGTTTGCCGTCCTCGTCCACCACGAAGTCCGCTTCTACATTCAGCTCTGCCGCCAGGGCACGTCCCAGTTCCACTTCGAAGCCGGTCAGCTTGCCGTCCTGGCGGTAGCTGTAGGGCGGGCTGTTATCCTCCAGGGCGATGCGCAGGCTGCCGCGTTCCCAGACGTCGTCGAGCAGTTCCGCCTGGGCCAGAGGGGTTAGCAGGGCGATCAGGGCGGGCAGGCAGTACAGCGGACGCATGGGGGACTTCCTCGTTTCGTTATGGTTTCTTCGGCTGGCGCAGGTGGAGCGCCTTGCTCGGACAGCAAGTGAACCGCTCTGGTTGCATCGAGTCTGGTGCGTGGCTCACAAAAACAGGGAGAGGTATTGCGAAGGTTGCAGCTTGTCCAGACCTTGGCGCGTGGGCTGTCCGCGAGCCGGCTGAACGTCAAGTAAAGACGCTGGACACGAAAAAGGGAGGCCGAGGCCTCCCTTTTCCCAACGCAGTATCGCCGACGCGCAGCAGCCCCGTCTTAGAAGAGGACGCGGCTGCGGATCGTGCCATGCACGTGCTGCAGCTTTTCGAGGGCAAGGTCCGAGTAATCGGCATCGACATCGATCACCACGTAGCCGACTTTTTCGTCGGTCTGCAGGTACTGGCCGGAGATGTTGATGCCGTTGTCGGCAAACACCTTGTTGATCTCGCTCATCACGCCCGGCACGTTCTCGTGGATGTGCAGCAGGCGGTGTTTGCCCGGGTGGGACGGCAGGGCCACTTCCGGGAAG comes from the Pseudomonas sp. TCU-HL1 genome and includes:
- a CDS encoding DUF523 domain-containing protein yields the protein MQKILVSRCLLGQRVRYDGGAHGPFDLLERWQAEGRIVPLCPEVAGGLPTPRPPAEIPGGRGAGVLDGELPVRTDEGQDVTEAFLAGARIALDLVAAHGIRIALLKARSPSCGNRENYDGTFSGIRIAGEGVTAAALRRAGVEVFSEEELAEAAARLAELGDD
- a CDS encoding DUF6160 family protein, which encodes MPRTTNNLRLALACGTALLSGTSQAALESLDNQALSQISGQAGINLRLDVMARIDSIRWTDDGGSLSLRNVRVDNGCIKPGDCPNGSGGSFALGPAQLGLTVPALGADQPTLKLDVVKSASGTQQIRLELPDLTTINEQLQASFIPAQRIRVRVAADMHIGDSRLGSLEIRDITDLRGNFRVWGH
- a CDS encoding transporter substrate-binding domain-containing protein, translated to MRPLYCLPALIALLTPLAQAELLDDVWERGSLRIALEDNSPPYSYRQDGKLTGFEVELGRALAAELNVEADFVVDEDGKLLDGLETGRYDIALDQFSQAPQGDAHASLEYSEPYAFPLAEAEGDNGVVQPLAIPFQKGNPAFRDSLNRALAKLKAESRLGSLSEQWLGKDLSQPPVAASR
- a CDS encoding 2OG-Fe(II) oxygenase codes for the protein MHLPATAPLLTPIPDDLARQGWSHQRFALPAELTAALAEECRARAASGRLAQASVGRGEGQQIREGVRGDRIHWLEPGQSCASDTFLALMDELRQQLNRELFLGLEDFECHFALYPPGAFYQKHLDRFRDDDRRAVSVVTYLNADWQPEQGGALRLHLDEGERDIPPEGGSVVAFLSAELPHEVLPASRERLSLAGWFRRRGGAF